A stretch of the Thunnus thynnus chromosome 7, fThuThy2.1, whole genome shotgun sequence genome encodes the following:
- the dhx34 gene encoding probable ATP-dependent RNA helicase DHX34 gives MSSGRSRDRRWDWDSPQCRAQLDEIFFRRHDYIQAGSPEHKEFWAFFDRFQRFKTKRDMSGCGASRKDNREEGKDRRKSGTGKVDLDLPKEYDARYRINVSVCTRDIEERLGKSGQSSSGPGSQETSDCRLALLHFLDFSQRQSFGKLAKLRREQKNLPIFQYRSRVVALVRRHPVVVVAGDTGCGKSTQVPQYLLSAGFNNIACTQPRRIACISLAKRVSFESLNQYGSKVGYQIRFETTRTTATKLLFLTEGLLLRQIQQDGTLAQYDVVIVDEVHERHLHCDFLLGVLRSLLANRPDLRLILMSATINIKLFSDYFNGAPVLQVPGRLFPIQVIYQPIPPEEQSSRSEKMDPRPYLRILQGIDQRYPPEERGDLLLFLSGVAEISTIQEACQIYATHTRRWIVLPLHSTLSLAQQDKVFDVAPPGVRKCIISTNIAETSVTIDGVRFVVDSGKVKEMSFDPKAKMQRLQEFWISRASSEQRKGRAGRTGPGVCYRLYAESDYDAFAPYPVPEIHRVALDSLILQMKSMSLGDPLSFVFIDPPPAASIQAAVTYLKEQGALDSRGELTSIGSLLAQLPVDVVIGKMLVLGSLFNLVEPVLTVAAALSVQSPFLRNSQHNPDCATACQPLHSNQGDPFTLLNTFNAWVEVKGDRGGGSRKWCRRRGLEEQRLYEMVNLRRQFRDLLKSHGLMESEHSAPSGGDREQRRERLTERRKLHQLKRDHEQLEGSRRKVLRLEGGQDGELSSGSDTEEAGKGRKDKEGSGQNMDIQEVKFKLRHNVSELQEAVNVSQDMSSRQQALLKLLLCRGLYPQLALPDEHNSNRKDSDQVFHTRNKQGVVIHPTSVFANDPEVLHVPEDDIRETGPDRRDSSRHQLLAFVTLLETNKPYLSNCVRVPALQALLLVANSVDTNADCTRLVVDGWLELELREPEGALKVLSTALTLRAEWERLLLAQLGQSPAREEPTVQGVSRRVMEKLSENLVRFLLYTEISYSLRRLTAFQTQNLYIGPQSESELSQTKTPDLNPLFPGVEAKPDPIKGGLRVTSFFTYNCLADSKDLYSECLRTFWTCPNCDLYMPLTPLERMQHEASCRPAGEQQQQQEKEPEGEKASSSVSSLTRVYHCDVCNEDLKLTSTEILKHKRQHMC, from the exons ATGAGCTCAGGCCGAAGCAGAGACCGGAGATGGGACTGGGACAGCCCGCAGTGCCGAGCCCAGCTGGACGAGATCTTTTTCCGCAGGCATGACTACATTCAGGCTGGCAGCCCGGAACACAAAGAGTTCTGGGCTTTCTTTGACCGTTTCCAGAGGTtcaagacaaagagagacatgTCTGGATGTGGAGCCAGTCGAAAAGACAACAGAGAAGAAGGGAAAGACAGGAGGAAGTCCGGTACTGGAAAGGTGGATCTTGACCTTCCTAAAGAGTACGATGCTCGGTACCGGAtcaatgtctctgtgtgtaccAGGGACATCGAGGAGCGCCTGGGGAAGTCAGGGCAGAGCTCCTCTGGTCCAGGTTCTCAGGAGACCTCAGACTGCCGCCTGGCTCTCCTGCACTTCCTGGACTTCAGCCAGAGACAGAGTTTCGGTAAATTGGCCAAGCTTCGACGGGAGCAGAAGAATCTGCCCATCTTCCAGTACCGTAGCCGGGTAGTGGCTCTGGTGCGACGCCACCCTGTGGTTGTGGTAGCAGGGGACACAGGCTGTGGGAAATCCACCCAAGTGCCTCAGTATCTACTCTCTGCTGGTTTCAACAACATCGCCTGCACGCAGCCTCGGCGCATCGCCTGTATATCCCTCGCAAAGAGGGTCAGCTTTGAGAGTCTCAATCAGTACGGCTCAAAG GTAGGGTACCAGATACGTTTTGAGACCACCCGGACCACAGCCACCAAACTACTGTTTCTGACTGAGGGGCTCCTGCTCCGGCAGATTCAGCAGGACGGGACGCTGGCTCAATACGACGTGGTGATCGTGGATGAGGTCCATGAGAGGCACCTCCACTGTGACTTCCTTCTTGGTGTCCTGCGTTCTCTGCTGGCCAACCGCCCAGACCTGCGTCTCATCCTTATGTCAGCCACCATCAACATCAAACTCTTCTCTGACTATTTCAATGGTGCCCCTGTGCTGCAGGTACCAGGCAGGCTGTTTCCTATACAG GTGATATATCAGCCCATCCCTCCTGAGGAGCAGTCCTCACGTTCAGAGAAGATGGATCCCAGACCGTACCTGCGCATCCTGCAGGGCATCGACCAGCGTTACCCCCCAGAAGAGCGCGGGGACCTGCTCCTCTTTCTCAGCGGTGTGGCGGAAATCTCCACCATCCAGGAGGCCTGTCAGATTtatgccacacacacacgtcgTTGGATAGTCTTACCGCTGCACAGCACCCTTTCACTGGCCCAGCAGGATAAG GTGTTTGACGTTGCTCCTCCCGGAGTGAGAAAGTGCATCATCTCTACAAATATTGCTGAGACCTCAGTTACAATAGATGGAGTACGCTTTGTTGTCGACTCAG GAAAGGTAAAGGAAATGAGTTTTGATCCGAAGGCCAAGATGCAACGTCTGCAGGAGTTCTGGATCAGCCGAGCCAGCTCTGAGCAGAGGAAAGGTCGAGCCGGTCGTACAGGTCCAGGTGTGTGTTACCGCCTCTACGCTGAGTCTGACTACGACGCCTTTGCACCTTACCCTGTGCCTGAAATCCACAGGGTGGCTCTGGATTCCCTCATTCTTCAG ATGAAGAGCATGAGTCTTGGAGATCCactttcttttgtcttcattGATCCACCTCCAGCTGCTAGTATCCAGGCTGCAGTTACTTATCTGAAAGAGCAGGGAGCACTAGACAGTCGTGGTGAACTGACCTCTATTGGGAGTTTGCTGGCTCAACTGCCTGTAGACGTAGTCATAG GGAAGATGCTGGTGCTGGGTTCTTTGTTTAACCTGGTGGAGCCAGTGTTGACAGTGGCAGCAGCTCTCAGTGTTCAGTCACCTTTCCTGCGCAACTCACAGCACAACCCAGACTGTGCAACCGCCTGCCAACCCCTGCACAGCAACCAGGGAGACCCCTTCACCCTGCTCAACACCTTCAATGCCTGGGTGGAG GTGAAGGGAGACAGAGGTGGTGGCTCAAGGAAGTGGTGCCGGAGGAGAGGCTTGGAGGAACAGCGACTCTATGAGATGGTCAACCTACGCAGACAGTTCAGG GACCTGTTGAAGAGCCATGGCCTGATGGAATCAGAGCACAGCGCTCCCTCCGGTGGTGACCGTGAGCAGCGCAGGGAGAGGCTGACGGAGAGGAGGAAGCTGCATCAGCTGAAGAGAGATCACGAGCAGCTGGAGGGCAGCAGACGTAAAGTGCTGAGGCTGGAAGGAGGCCAGGATGGAGAGTTGTCATCAGGATCAGACACAGAGGAAGCAGGCAAAGGCAGGAAGGACAAGGAGGGATCAGGACAGAACATGGACATACAG GAGGTGAAGTTCAAGTTGCGTCACAACGTGTCAGAGCTGCAGGAGGCGGTCAACGTCAGTCAGGACATGTCCTCCCGCCAGCAGGCTCTGCTTAAGCTGCTGCTTTGCCGAGGCCTCTACCCTCAGCTGGCTCTGCCTGATGAGCACAACTCCAACCGCAAGGACTCTGACCAG GTGTTTCACACAAGGAATAAGCAGGGAGTGGTGATCCACCCGACCAGTGTGTTTGCCAATGACCCGGAGGTATTACATGTGCCTGAGGATGACATCAGAGAGACGG GGCCCGATAGAAGGGACAGCAGCAGACACCAGCTGCTAGCCTTTGTCACTCTGCTGGAGACCAACAAGCCGTATTTGTCCAACTGTGTCCGGGTTCCAGCGCTGCAA GCTCTGCTACTGGTAGCAAACTCTGTGGACACTAACGCTGACTGTACGCGTCTGGTGGTGGACGGGtggctggagctggagctgaggGAGCCAGAGGGGGCCCTGAAGGTGCTGTCCACAGCTCTGACACTCAGGGCTGAGTGGGAGCGCCTCCTGCTGGCCCAGCTGGGGCAGAGCCCCGCGAGAGAAGAACCAACAGTTCAGGGGGTGTCCCGCAGAGTCATGGAGAAGCTGAGCGAAAACTTGGTCCGCTTCCTGCTCTACACTGAG ATCAGTTACAGTCTGCGGCGACTCACAGCTTTCCAGACCCAGAACCTGTACATCGGCCCTCAGTCTGAGTCGGAGCTGTCTCAAACCAAAACTCCAGATCTAAACCCGCTGTTTCCAGGAGTGGAGGCCAAGCCGGACCCTATCAAAGGAGGCCTACGTGTCACCAGTTTCTTTACCTACAACTGTCTGGCA GACTCAAAGGATCTCTATAGTGAGTGTTTACGCACCTTCTGGACCTGTCCTAACTGTGACCTCTACATGCCTCTAACTCCACTGGAACGCATGCAGCACGAGGCCTCCTGCAGGCCAGCaggagaacagcagcagcagcaggagaaag AGCCAGAAGGTGAAAAGGCCTCCTCGTCTGTGTCCAGTCTGACCAGAGTTTATCACTGTGACGTCTGTAACGAAGACCTGAAGCTCACCTCTACTGAGATCCTCAAACACAAAAGGCAGCACATGTGCTAA